CTATTACACAACAATTTATTCTCCGAACCCCAAAATTCCAGACTGCGGTGCCGGCAGTAACTCTGGCTCTGCACTCATCTCTGCTCGCAGTAAGCATGTCGGCGGAGTTCACGCTCTACTGGGTGATGGATCAGTTCGATTTGCTTCGGAAAATATCGACCAGACGATCTGGCGGAATCTTGGTGATCCCGCTGATGGAAATACGATTGGCGAATGGTAAGATACCTGGTGCTGATCTGCAAAAAATTCTCGTCACTTGTTTCAAGTGACGAGTTTTTTAGCTATACCTTTTTACTATTTCTATGATTTCAAGCTGTGGTCACTTTCAAACTCAATACCTGGACCACAGTGGTTGACCTCTTTTATTGGAACAACGAGAGATGAACAGTTTTATTCGCTCACTACTGCTGACAGCCTGCCTGGCGCCCTTTCAATTCGGTTGTGGAGAAGAAGCTCCCCTGACTCCTCCAACGGAAGAACCAGTGGAAGAACTGGACCCTGCCGTAGAAGCTGAAGCACAAAAAGAAGCACTTCGAAATCAATAGTACGAAATAATCATTCCCGCCAGGATTCTTGCGTTGAAGAACACAAAAGAATCCTGGCTTTTTCTTTTCACAGACGACGCTCTCACATGCTGCAAAGAAATCCTTTTGCACAAAAAAACTGAGTTCCCTTCTCTGCCAGTCTCCGATCGTGTTTCCCGATTTCTCCGTCCTGGCACTCTCATCCAGCATTGCTTCACTCAGTCCGTTTGACATGTTCTCATTTTAATCATAAATGAAGTACACTGAGTGATTTGCCTCATCACACAATCCAATTTTTTTGAATTCGTACTGGAATTATTTGCAAAACCAGCTATAGTAAAATAATCTAATTTACTAGAGGTTGTCTCATAACGTCAAAAAAAGTGAACGGTTTGGCGCGTCTTTTGCATGAAGTGTTCTCCTGAAAGGAGAATTTCTTATGTATATGACGCTGGTCTGGTGGCCCAAACGAAAACGGGTTTCCACAAAAACAGCGTCCAGGACGGAACGCCCGGTCGTTTTGACCGATAAACAATGGTCTTTAGTCGCAAAACTGTTTCCCTGGACTCCCCCTTCCAAAAAGGGAGGACGTCCAAAAGCCCATCCACGAGATTGCCTGGAAGGCATTCTCTGGATTTTGGTGACAGGAGCACGATGGAAAGATTTACCAAGAGAGTATCCCTCAAAAGCGACGTGCCATCGACGTTTCCAGCAATGGACGATCGAAGGGCGGCTCTTATCTGCCTGGCAAATCATCTTGGAACGAATGGATGATGCTGGCCAGATTGATTTCTCGGAAACCTTTGCTGATGGCACTTTTGCCTCGGCAAAAAAAGGGGTAGAAGAGTTGGCCCGACTCGTCGTGGCAAAGGCACAAAGGTCATGATTTTTGTCGATCGTCACGGGACACCTGTGGCGATCGACACAGAATCGGCCCGTCGTAGCGAAGTCAAGCTGATCGAACCGCTGCTTGAAAAAATCACATTGCAAAATCGACAACCCGAGCGACTTGTTTATGACAAAGCCGCCGATTCGGACTCGTTGCGCAAACGGCTGATGGAAAAGAATATCGATCTGATCTGCCCGCATCGAAAATCGAGAGTCAAACCGCCGACGCAAGATGGTCGAAAGCTTCCACGCTTCAAACGACGTTGGATTGTGGAACGCAGTATTGCCTGGCTCCACAACTATCGTCGCATTGTCACGCGCTGGGAATATCACGATTACCTCTACGAAAGCTTTGTAATTCTTGGGTGTTTATTTACACTATTAAAAAGGTTTTGAGATGCCCTCTAGTAATTTCATGTATTCTACATTTGAGATTCATCTGGCTCTTTCATCTCAAGAGATTCGATTGATTTGTGGTCATACACAAACTGAAGCCAGTTCCAATACAAACTGAAAATCCAATCTAAAAAACAATCCATTCTCTGCAGCCCAAATTTATATTCCGCGGCTGTGTTTTACTACATTCATTTGATTGTCCGTTTGTTTTTATTTTCAGGAGTTCAAGTAATGGGAAAAATGCTACTCAAAAGAAAGCGTGGATTCACGCTGATCGAACTGCTGGTAGTGATTGCTATCATCGCTATCTTAATTGCCTTACTATTGCCGGCAGTTCAACAGGCACGCGAAGCCGCCCGACGTTCACAGTGCAAAAACAATCTCAAGCAGATTGGTCTGGCATTGCACAACTACCACGATAATTTCAGAACATTCCCTCCGGGAGATGTTCGAAGAACCTATGGATCCGGAGTTCAATCCTGGACTACCAGCATGCTGGGTTGGATTCCTCGAATTTTACCCTTCCTGGATCAGGCACCGCTCTACAATCAAATCAACTGGGAACTTGAATCCGGCGTTAGCGCCGCTCCAAACAACGCCCTGCGTAGAGAAAAACTGCCCGTAGTCCGTTGTCCCAGCGATTCCTCTCGTCAACCCTCTTCGACATATGGTCCCACAAACTATATGGCTTGCCGTGGTACTGGGGCCTCTTCCACTGCGAATATCTCAGGATCGATCTTTGCACAAAACAGCAGAGTGAAAATTCGTGATATCGAAGATGGAACCTCAAACACATTGATGATTTCCGAAACCTTTGCGAGTGCTCCCTTCTGCGATGATCAACCCTCCGGCGGTGTTTGTCCCGCCAGTTGCTTGACCAAAGCTCCCTATACCGGAGGCGCACAACAAGGTTACTCGTGGTTCTATGCTCAGATTTACGAATCACATTATTTTGGAACCGTTTACAACCCGAACAATAAAGGCATGCCAGACTGTGGTGCCGGTTCCAGTACGACAGCGGCTCTCTTGGCAGCGCGCAGTAAACATACCGGCGGCGTCCACGTCCTGTTAGCTGATGGCGCAGTCCGCTTTGCCTCCGACAATATCGACAATCAGACCTGGAGAGATCTTGGCGCTCCGGCTGACGGAAATGTTCTCGGTGAATGGTAAGAATCACGTTTAATTCTTAGCGTTGAATTGTATTCATCGCCACTTGGTTCTTCGATCAAGTGGCGATGTATCTAACCTGAAACCCAGTGCTTTCATTTCGTTCTGCAAAAACATCTGACAGCTGATCTGAAATGTCTGGTTTTCATCATTTGATTTACCAACTCGCATACGGAAGAAGAGACATCATGCTTCGCGTTCTATTTTCCTGCTTACTAGTAACAAGTATGACCCCATTTATGTTTGGTTGCGGTGAGGAAAAACCAATGGTAGAAGGAGAATTCGACGAAACAGAGCAGATTGATCCTGCTTCTGAAGCAGAAGGCGAAAAACAAATGAAGAAGGATCTACAGTAACCACACAAGACTTTCATCTATCGCCGATTACACTCTGTTTACTCAAATAACGGAGTGAGCCCCAGTCGTGCCCGGCATTCTTCCAGAATGCTTTGCGTCGCGCTCGCTCCGACTCGACTGACGCCAAGAGCGCGGACTTCCAATAGTTTCTCAAGCGTCCGAACTCCCCCCGCTGCTTTTACCTGCACTTCGGGGGGACTTTCTGCCCGCATCAACTTCAGGTCATCAATTGTCGCGCCGCCGGTACCATAACCGGTTGATGTTTTTACCCAGTCGACACCCCGTTCTCCACAGATCCGGCAGAGTTCGACTTTCTGCTGATCTTCCAGGTAACAGTTCTCAAAGATTACTTTGATCTTCTGCCCTGCCTGATGGGCGATCTTGGTGACCGCTTCGACTTCATCAGACACATACTGCCATTCACCACTTAATACACGCGAAATATTAACCACCATATCCAACTCTTCACAACCGTCGGCTACCGCCAGCTCGGCTTCAATCTGTTTGATATACGTCGTATGACCGCCATGCGGGAACCCGATCGTCGTACTGGCTTTCACAGTCGACCCTTTCAGAAGCTCTGCACAGCGTTTCAGATAAAAGGGCATGATACACACGCTGGCCACGTCATACTTTAGCGCCAGTTGGCAGCCCGCTTCCAATTCATCCGTGGTCAACGTTGGCTTTAACAACGAATGATCGATCATCCCCGCGATATCGTGATAGTTGAATTCCATGACTGCTATTTTCTTTCTGGAATATAATTCCTCAAATAGGTATGGCACTGTCGTAAGGCGGCCAGACACGATGCAGTGGAATCTTCGTAAGCTCGATCTTCTACTTCCACGCACACAGGCCCCTGGTAGCCGATCTCATTCAATTGCGAGAAAAAGCTGCCCCACTCGACCTGTCCCAGTCCGGGCAGTTTCGGCGTGTGATATTCCAACGGATGCGCCAGAATCCCCACCTGATCCAGCCGATGTTGATCGACTCGCACATCCTTGGCATGCACATGAAAAATCCGATCGGCAAAATCACGGATCGGCGCCAGATAATCCATATGCATCCACACCAGATGCGATGGATCATAATTCAAACCGAAATATTCACTGGGAATATCGGCATACATCCGCTTCCAGATCGCCGGGCTGATGGCCAGATTTTTTCCACCCGGCCATTCATCTTCTGTGAATGACATTGGGCAATTCTCAATTCCCACTCGCACCTGTTGCTGTTCCGCGAACTTGATAATCTCGGGCCAGGTTTGCAGAAATCGGGGCCAATTCTCATCGACCGACTTCTTCCAGTCGCGGCCGATAAACGTATTCATCCGGTTGATGCCCAGCTTGTTTGCAGCGGCAATCACCTTCTGGATATGTTCCACATACTTCTGCGCTTCTTCCAAATCGGGAGTAAGCGGGTTGGGATAATATCCCAGAGCACTGATGGATATGCCGAATTCATCTGCCATCTGCTGAATTGTGGTGACATCGGAATCCGTAAAATCCTCTGCAGAAATGTGCGTGATCCCGGCATAGCGACGGGCATCTTTCCCTTGGGGCCAGCACATGACTTCTACACAGTCATAGCCAATTTCCGCAGCCGCCTGAAAAACCTGTCGTAGATCGTAATCAGGTAAAATCGCCGTCACAAACCCCAGTTGCATCGCATCGCTCTCCGTTACTGAATCAGCCCAAGCGGTTCTAAAGCACATCATCCGTCTCAAGTCGCATGATAATCGAGATACGGGAATAGATCTACTTTAGCGAAGCACATCATCAGGAAACAGTAAGAATGCCGTCAAAGGCGGCAGCAGGGGGGGAGTGAAATCCCGTCGGCTCAATTACCAGATTTCTCTTAAATCGAACTCATATGCTTTCACCCGACGGCCGGGCTCAAACTCTTCGGGCGATTCTGCCAGTACTCGTACCCAGACCTGATGCCCTTCATAAGTCCCTTCAATGGAAATATGAGGTCCCAGTTGATCATCAAAATTGACAGGCAATGCCTGCCAGTGCATCGCCTGGACTTCCTCAAAGATTTCTCCCACTTTGAGGATATCAAAACAGAATTTGGAAGGTGCCAGAACCCCATCCCATTCGCCGCCGACAATCTCAGTATTGGAAGCAAACAGAGTCACTTCCCATTCGTTACAACTGTCATTGAAAAAGAAATGACACCCAATAGGCGCAAGTACATCGACATCATACATGAGGGATGCAACTTGATTTGCCATCGAATTGAGCCATGAGGGAGGCGCAGGCATCGGGAATATTCAATCTACTTAACTGGCCACACTATTTTGGTTTGACGTCGAATATACGCAAGTAAAACAAATTTCTTTCACAGTCAGATGAACCATCGAGGCGGGTTGACTGTCTCAATCTGTTTTACAGTTTAATGAAGTTAATGTAAAAGGTGGGCTGCCTTGGCTGGGGTAGCAAAACAGCAATCCTACGGATGTATTGAGGAGCATACGGCTTGCTTAATGTGTACTCTCTCCCACTGCATCATCCGATTCCTTTTTTAATGACGCAAAAGAAATGCCAAATTCGTTTGCAGAACTGGTTTAACGAATCAAAGCGAAAGAATTCAGTAAAAAGAACTGAAATACGACATTCATAGCAACTTATTTTGTTGTCTGCTGCTGATTTCATTTAGCACACCAGATAGTGTCCAAAGCAAATCGAGGTGCTGTAAAGAAAATAAAACACCTTTGATAACGATCTTGATCAAAGGTGTTTACATTTTGCATCCTGAACAGGAATTGGATTCTCGTCCCAACGGTTAGCTTGATAACAGACCGTTAATCATCATGATGGCGGCTGGCCCTACCAGAACCACAAAAATCCCGGGAAAGATGAACAGCACCAGCGGAAAGATCATTTTCACAGCTGTCATCGCTGCTTGTTCTTCTGCCATCTGACTCCGTTTGACGCGCATACTGTCAGACTGCACACGCAGGGCCTGGGCAATTGAAGAACCAAACTTATCCGCCTGAATCAGAATTGCAGCCAAAGCTCGCATATCGTCGACACCACTCCGGATTCCCAAATCATGCAGCACCTCACGCCGCGGACGCCCCATCTGTAA
This genomic interval from Gimesia alba contains the following:
- a CDS encoding transposase — its product is MYMTLVWWPKRKRVSTKTASRTERPVVLTDKQWSLVAKLFPWTPPSKKGGRPKAHPRDCLEGILWILVTGARWKDLPREYPSKATCHRRFQQWTIEGRLLSAWQIILERMDDAGQIDFSETFADGTFASAKKGVEELARLVVAKAQRS
- a CDS encoding DUF1559 family PulG-like putative transporter — its product is MGKMLLKRKRGFTLIELLVVIAIIAILIALLLPAVQQAREAARRSQCKNNLKQIGLALHNYHDNFRTFPPGDVRRTYGSGVQSWTTSMLGWIPRILPFLDQAPLYNQINWELESGVSAAPNNALRREKLPVVRCPSDSSRQPSSTYGPTNYMACRGTGASSTANISGSIFAQNSRVKIRDIEDGTSNTLMISETFASAPFCDDQPSGGVCPASCLTKAPYTGGAQQGYSWFYAQIYESHYFGTVYNPNNKGMPDCGAGSSTTAALLAARSKHTGGVHVLLADGAVRFASDNIDNQTWRDLGAPADGNVLGEW
- the deoC gene encoding deoxyribose-phosphate aldolase codes for the protein MEFNYHDIAGMIDHSLLKPTLTTDELEAGCQLALKYDVASVCIMPFYLKRCAELLKGSTVKASTTIGFPHGGHTTYIKQIEAELAVADGCEELDMVVNISRVLSGEWQYVSDEVEAVTKIAHQAGQKIKVIFENCYLEDQQKVELCRICGERGVDWVKTSTGYGTGGATIDDLKLMRAESPPEVQVKAAGGVRTLEKLLEVRALGVSRVGASATQSILEECRARLGLTPLFE
- a CDS encoding sugar phosphate isomerase/epimerase family protein, producing MQLGFVTAILPDYDLRQVFQAAAEIGYDCVEVMCWPQGKDARRYAGITHISAEDFTDSDVTTIQQMADEFGISISALGYYPNPLTPDLEEAQKYVEHIQKVIAAANKLGINRMNTFIGRDWKKSVDENWPRFLQTWPEIIKFAEQQQVRVGIENCPMSFTEDEWPGGKNLAISPAIWKRMYADIPSEYFGLNYDPSHLVWMHMDYLAPIRDFADRIFHVHAKDVRVDQHRLDQVGILAHPLEYHTPKLPGLGQVEWGSFFSQLNEIGYQGPVCVEVEDRAYEDSTASCLAALRQCHTYLRNYIPERK
- a CDS encoding transposase, with the translated sequence MIFVDRHGTPVAIDTESARRSEVKLIEPLLEKITLQNRQPERLVYDKAADSDSLRKRLMEKNIDLICPHRKSRVKPPTQDGRKLPRFKRRWIVERSIAWLHNYRRIVTRWEYHDYLYESFVILGCLFTLLKRF